The Streptomyces sp. NBC_01255 genome window below encodes:
- the pyrE gene encoding orotate phosphoribosyltransferase — MTDVRAELLQQIKDKAVVHGKVTLSSGLEADYYIDLRRITLDGEAAPMVGQVMLDLTADLDFDCVGGLTLGADPVATSMLHASAARGQRLDAFVVRKAQKAHGMQRRIEGTDVKGRRCLVVEDTSTTGGSPLTAVEAVREAGGEVVAVATIVDRGAAGAIAEAGLPYLTGYQLGDLELA, encoded by the coding sequence ATGACTGACGTACGCGCTGAACTGCTCCAGCAGATCAAGGACAAGGCCGTGGTGCACGGCAAGGTGACCCTCTCCTCGGGTCTGGAAGCCGACTACTACATCGACCTGCGCCGCATCACGCTGGACGGCGAGGCCGCGCCGATGGTCGGTCAGGTCATGCTCGACCTCACCGCCGACCTGGACTTCGACTGCGTCGGCGGCCTGACCCTGGGCGCCGACCCGGTCGCCACCTCGATGCTGCACGCCTCCGCCGCGCGCGGACAGCGCCTCGACGCCTTCGTCGTACGGAAGGCCCAGAAGGCGCACGGCATGCAGCGCCGTATCGAGGGCACGGACGTGAAGGGCCGTCGCTGCCTCGTCGTCGAGGACACGTCGACCACCGGCGGCTCCCCGCTGACGGCCGTCGAGGCCGTCCGCGAGGCGGGCGGCGAGGTCGTGGCCGTGGCCACGATCGTGGACCGGGGCGCGGCCGGCGCGATCGCCGAAGCGGGTCTGCCGTACCTCACCGGCTACCAGCTGGGCGATCTCGAGCTGGCGTAA